The following DNA comes from Apis cerana isolate GH-2021 linkage group LG14, AcerK_1.0, whole genome shotgun sequence.
ttaataatttatatatgataaaaatataccattatatgtttaactaattaattttttaacaatttcatcaatatcaAGTTACTTGATAATGAttcacacgcgcgcgcgcgcgcgcgcacacacacacacacacacacatttatTGTGTAATTATactgtgaaataaaattacgattaaacaatattgtgcaataaattttactatttagttaaatttgttattgatttatataatttatctcattatatgcatatgataaataataaattataagaaacattttattttaattaaaaattttaaaaaatactatatcaattactgtaatattttatttcaatttataagtattatgTACAACTTATaaagaatatgtataaaataaagaattacatataaaacaagatattaattgtatttcttaCCTTACTAAATTGTCCAAGtacatattttagaatattaggTGGcgaatcatataataaagcTTCCAAAGCttcaatatacatacatttttgtaatatttgtttcaGTGCTGTATTACATTTTGCTTTAAGATCTTCTGAACTATTTGGATTATTATAaagctaaaaataaattatgaaattaatgatgagcaattaataagaatataatataaaaatacttttttaatatacttctAATAACTTTGGAAGAATATTTGCAACTGCCACTGCCTTTGCATGTTCTGATGTATGTTTTCCAATTTGACCAATTGCCCATACAGTAACCGCAAGTGTGTGATCATCATTTTCTTCATGTAATATTGTAGATAAGTGAACAATTccctataataaatatttgtttttattttttatttttttaatatcataacaaCATCATACTTTAGATCCTATAACTGCAATAGCTAACTGATCTGAATGTCCTGCAATATATCCAATTGCCATTATTGCTGGTAATCTAACTGTTAATTTTGAAGTGCTAAATAATTCGACAAGTGCACCAATACCACCAATATTCACAATAAGTTGGgccatctaaaaaaaaatgtaattataatggaatagtatattgcaaataaattaaaatataatttttttacttctaaTGTATGTTTACAAATTTCTCTGGTTAACATTGCAGCAGCTTTAACAACACATTCATCAGGGTGTGCCATATGTACAAGAACATCAGGAAAAATTTCAGCTTCAATAATAGATTCTGCCAGATGTGCAGAATGTTTTGCTATACTGCTTAATGCCAAAAGAACTTGACgctatgtatattattaataaataaaatattatattataaaatcattctgTCTATATGGGGTACCTTATATCACCTTTAATTTAGTATCAGGATTAGATAGTGCCTTTGCAAGAAAAGGAATGGCTCCTGCATCAACAACATTTTCTGCAAGTTCAGTAGAATGTTTgcttatatcaaataaagcaGATGcagtaatttgttttatacataattcagGTTCTTGCAAGGACAAAACCAAAAGTGGCACAGCTcctatgaattaaataatttatatagaagaatataattaatttatataatgctaTATAAATACCTGCATCTACTGTAGTTTGAGCTAAACTCTTATTGTGTCTAGCAATATATCCCAATGCCCAAGCAGCAGCTTCCTTAACACCAGAATCAAAATCTtccaaacaaattattatagtgTCCAATCCATTACTTTGAATTACCATAGATGCAAATTCAGGGGAATGTCTCGCAATTGCACGTAAAACAAATAGGGCTgcctttttataaaatttctataacaaATATGCTTTAatgttttcataatttatttattatgttttaaaatataataaaatctactaaaaaaaagaaatatagttTTCTACAACTAAAATGCTTACATTCATACATTTTGTTTAGCAATATTCTTCAATAATTGAGGTAAAATATCCATTCTTACAATAGTCTGTGCCAATTTATGAttgttatttgcaatttttcctAATGCAACAGCAGCCATATGTTGAATAGATGGTACAAGATCTGTTAGCAAAGGACATAAAAGATCCAAAACACCAGCAGCTTCTAAACATTCTATAGTGTTCGGTTTTGAAGCAAAATCAGCAATGGATTGAACAAACAATAGACGAGCCttttgatattgatcaaaaactataaatataaaagaattatcaatattaatattatacacagatataagaattattatatatataataaattactaatacaaatacaaaaaagatataaaaaatattttattctattttatttttatattatttatattattgtcatatatattaatattaaaaattaaaaatattaatattaaaaaaccgtaaaattaaactaatttaaaaattataccttGTAAAATTGAACGTGCCGTCATTttcgtttataataaatttgtaaatatacatatgcaatgtaatatgtttttatttcatttaactatcatatgtttaaaaacgaaaaactaCCGCTCCTTGCATACTATGCACTATAGTGACTTGGTAAAACaacataaacaaatatttgatcgaatagaatatatgtttattaattgtcAAAACTCATAACTATTAAACAgaatttagtaataaaaagatataacgaTAATagcaaaacaattttttttacataatagttattattaaaagatgactgaagatttattatctaaaGAAAAAGGATTTCATCAGTTAAATAAAGAACTTGAGCAAAAggcatataatttaatgacaaaaataaattgtgttGTTAACACTTATAATAATGgatattcaatttctaatttgaaaaaacatcAAATAAATGTGTCCCAAGAAAAAACAAGTtcaaatagtataataatgcaaaatgaatataattttcaagttcCGGTTAAACGAAATTCATCGTTACCacatattttcaatcaattttcaacTTCAAAATTGTAAGtatgagagaaaaataataatttatttttaataaatataattttattatatttataaatataatattttaaaatataattttattatatttataaatataatattttaaaatataattttattatattatatatattatatgtataaaattaaaaaattatatcatcttaaatttaatttgaaaaagaatcaaaatttcatattaaaatattgaatttatatttatatataatttttattatattttatgctaGAAAACTAGAAGGATTACAGAAGGATAACgaagatgatatttttaaacaaaaaaatctagCAAGTAAAactgtttttaatttcttaaaagctaaaatagatatattacataatgagCTGCAAACAATgcgtattgaatataaaagaaaggtatttagaatttatttaatatttttttaattgatttctatatatatatcacagttatattatctttttttagaatgatatttgtaaaaatttagaatgtgaaagtaagaaaattgaaattaagttGAAGACTGAAATAGAATCGTTAAAAGAAACAGttacaaaattagaaaatactaACAAGGAAATACAATGTCAATCACAGGCATTACatgtagaaaatttaattttaaaaaaagtatgtaatatgtatatattaaaatatttaaatatatcattttatgtattaatattttatagcatttttaatttgtcttATACATATTAACAGGATTTGGATAGACTtcaaaagcaaataaaaataacaaatcatCAATCTAATAGTTGTATCATAAGATTAAATAGATCTTTAGAAAACAATGATAAACTTAAGAATGCATTGAAATATTCTGAAGTAGAAGAAAAGGTGCagtttataaaactatttaatattactcataatacaattttacagatttttagtcataatacaattttataattaattataatatagatttttatcctgttttatttcataggaattgaaaattcaaattaaagatctacaagaggaaaaaaaattaacaattaatcatTTGCGAAAACAACTTTCAGAATTAATACAAgtgtttaaaaaacaaatgttaATTGTAGATAACTTAAAGAAgcaaaatgtatgtatatattttatatcttttatataaaattacatatacaaGTTTATGTATgtactttaatttatatcttataatctatatatgtgtgtatatatatatatatatatatatatatacacatatatatatatatatatacacatatatatatatatacacacacatatatatatatatacacatgtatgtgtatatgcaTGTAAATACTCAATGCACGCAAGGCATGCTTACTGGCAGTTGGACAACTAAAATTAgcaaaagaagatttttcaagattattgGATCAGAAacctgaaaatttataatatatattatatataaaacatttattaaatgtatgtaACTACTGCAATACATTGCAAAAGatggaataatttcatttcatagccatacattttatacaattttatattacatgatattatatatccttaataatattttttatgaaaaatctgtGTTTTTCAATACATTACCTGTCattcattatgaaatttgaaaattttatgtttcttgattttaattttataattcatcccaatatctttatttgatttattttatatctaaaatgtCTTTTTcagcatatatttttaatatttaataaataatttattttgaaaaaaatatatatatatatgtaaatgaatttattacaaaaaaagttagaacaaaatattctaaatatatattcattatgtaaatcatatatgtgtaaaaaattgtattggtactttcattttaaaatattatggattattcaattttacaaaaaagatatgcaattgattttcattattacttaatttaataaacttaactgaatcttcatttaaaataatttttaaaaatatttttcaatttatttacattctcacATCTTATTTTAtgcttaaaaaatttgattgaaaatgaCAAATCTtagtatgtataaaaattcatttaatttatctttaaatttaattttcaaatgtttcagaaaaaactgatttttcaaaaagctttttcatcaaatgaactttataaattcttattttatattcttttaaatgatatatataccattttatatttgctatGCTTATAAAAGCAGTTTGACGTATTCTAACATTATCATTTGAAAGcagttaaataacattaagtGTCACAAAAAAGTGAACAAagataagtatatttatttgcattttaattattactgtgtaatctaattttagtgttaaactattaaaatccCTATTACAttctgtttaataaaatatattaaattaattatttttgtttttcttttaatatgaagatattatctttttttttcaaatattttattataactccCTGTTCCCTTTTTGATgctatttgcttttttttataattacgataacgtttcgtttaaaattctaattttataactcTTTTACATATTGTGTTTTACAACTCAACCTCACATACATGTATACATCAAAATCTGCTatccttattaaaattaaaagcatcgatacattaacaattttcttatttaagtcattatttgtttacatttaaaattatactatatcaTTTTCGCATTTTAATATTGcacttttaatattgaatttattatagcttctaaaacataattttcaataaagtaaataaatcatatcatAAGATTTTGATACATTCGTCGctgagaaaaaatatacaagaaataaattttttatatgtagatGTAATAATATACACAACCTACATTTctgatttgaatatttttaaataaaatattatttcatattatttttattataaattaactgtgaaaataattatataatttctttatttctttgaaccataataaaaacttatgtAAATGTGAGAGTGTAACTCACGAAAACAAtgaactttatattattagggCAGACTTTTTTATTCActggtataaaattttttctgttgtacacgtgattaataattaaacttctCTAAATGTTgcattaaaatgtattactatctatgtatttaaattcttgtttttcatattatattataatacaaataattaatgaaattacatttctttcttattttataatctcataaaattatattaatgcacTTTATgctatttgaaagaaaaagaaaaaaataaaaaaaaaaaaatagtgcaTGCCCAGCCTTTCATCCTCGTTCATTAATAAGTGTTTtacaatatatgttaaatttatttaaaacatttgttttatttatttcactctTATCACGCTTAactctaaattttattcgctcttttctctctctcacttttttgattgattttacgaatttataattttgaaaacatattttttactattcctTATTAACATAAAAGATTAGATTCgtgcatttttcatttcataatacGATAATATGATATCAAAAACTAACAACATTTGAATTTATGTCAAAGACGGCGTAGACAGTAATACATCTAGCAGCTTGACtatgaaatgattttattaacatattataaaaaccaGACTCTAAATGCGACCAGAGGGACAACATGGTACAAGGGCATCCATGTACAAGGAGAATGTATGAGATTCAAATTCGagacttaaataaatattgtgacAATATCTAGAAATGACATTGAATAGTCATCTTTCATTTGCTTGTATTGTTGCTGCCATATCGTTGTCTTGGATCAACTTGATCATGCCAGGTAGCTATAAGTGTCCTTTTGGCCCTCTGTGCGCTCcagatattctttttcaattaaaatatctatacatTTCTGAAAAagcagaattatattaaaattatatttattttattttgatttatattttttaagaattctacttatattatatcatatataatattatgttataatgagtttatatatttatataaatttacatatatatattaatttaataataaaattttaaaaataataaaaaaaaaagaaaagatactgACCTTAATGACATGTACTCTTGGTTTGAACCTAGAGCTTAATTGATTCAATACTTCAGCTACCAATTGCTGATGTTTCAAtacttttctcattttcataATCCTAACAATAGCTGCCTGAATTAAGAGCTTTCTatcttcttctatatttttttgtgttgTTTCTTGTTCAATCTTTAATTCCGTTTTCAttggtatattaatatttactctTAGTTTCTTGCTGtcataaaagtaatatatcaatataatttctggTGAAacaaatatcagaaataattaaattaaatatactttttatatcctGTAAATAGTTCCACTGTTGACAGTGGCGTCAATTCAGCTTCGTCATCAGTAGCTGCCGTTAATAGCTTAGCTTTCAAGAGTATTTGAATAacctatgaaaataattatatcacttagaatctcttttatttcatttttaatttttattatattacctgAAGcaaaaaatccatttttatttgtgtAGCATCATGTAATTGTTGAATCGTCCACACTGTGGAtccattatattgtaataaaacagCCATTTGAAATGTGGATGCTTGTAATGTGTATCtgcaattaaataatgaattttcatttataatgtaaaatatttttttgggatcttaaattttattgttttataacctatttttaaaacaatttgtatGCAATTCTCCTTTAGACATATTGTACAACCAATTCAACTTTCTTCCACTATGTTGTGAACTATAGAAGGTAGTGAACCTATGTACAGATCTTTCTAGctgtaacataaaaatatttaaactataatattatcttttaaattgattataatatttgatatatattgattgataattatttacctCTGTTGGCAATGAAAACGTAAAAGACTGTTGAAATGGCCAGGAGCCAGAAGACAGGACTTGTATATTGAAATCTATATCCAATGGTTCAGCAGAATTTGTTAAATGCCTTCTAAATTGTTCATTTAAGTCCTTAGATACACCAATATCCTGTGAACAGACTGCtacaattataatgttatataattttaattaatattcttaaacagtataaaaataatcgcctataaaaatgtaaaaaaaaaaaaagtttgagatacataaaattaatgcaaattaactaaaaagaatatcataGCATAATACAGTACCTGAAACATTCGTTGCAATTTTGAGGTGTATTCAAAACCACAAGCTTGTTTCAATTTAGAAATCATAGAAGCTTCTGCATCATCACTGGCAGACATATGTTGTACTAATCTTTTTGCCAGCATTTTACTATAAAACTTTTGAAACACATCTTTgtcttctatatatttaaataccacCAtctgattgattaaaaaaaaatttttatcaaataaaaacttattattatttataattttaataattttttactcacAACTTGATTCAATGTATCTTCAAGTTCAGCTTCTTCAGGATTTttactacttttttttaataataggtCACAGTATTTTGCTAATAATTCTGGTGATTTACTGCTGCTATTTGCTGCTCTAGTTACTGAATTACTGTTAATAAATCTTCCACAAGCTTTATCAAGAGCTGCCACAAAACCACTGTCATTATTAAATGCAACAAGTACTAAagcattatatttcttatgaaCTTCCAGAATTGTGTTTACATAAACCTTTGGAtcctataaaaatacttatgaTATAAAGTTAGATAccaagttattattaatatataattattataaataataaacaaatatacatTGGCTGCAGAATCACCACATTTATCAATAGCTCCAAGTCCTTGATTAGCTATATGACCTTCTAAAAGATTCCTTAATTCGCCAAGTCCATTTGGAATCCTTGCTACTAATTGATACATTCGACCTAAGTCTATGTTCTTATCAGCATCCAAGAGATTTTGAAAttcagaatgaaaaatatctaaatgttTCTCAATTAACACTCTCTCACATGTTTTTGCTAATTTATCATGGGTTGTTTGATGCAAATATACTTGAACTCGTTTTTGTTCTTCTAATAATCTTTGTTCTGCCTATAATAAActggtatttattaaaaatatctttagaaaatatatcaatataacaaaatttaatttcaaaacctTTTTCATGTATTCTGTAACTGGATTTTGTCGGAGGAACTCAGAACTTTCACGAGTGTAAAACCTTTCTGTATCTTCAAGGAAGacattttcaaaagaattacTGTAAACAGTAAGATTCTGTCCTTTAGCACCAGGATCTTCTTCATTCATACCTAATTCTACATAACAATTGATTACGCCACTGACTAAACGTGTATTTATTGTTTCACCATTGCGTTCTCTCTCAATTAATTTAAGTACTGCATTAGTAACCTGTTGTATTTAATCTCATttgttaattcatatatttttcatatatttatctattaaattaaatcgctTACTTGTCTATTTAAATGCTTGAATAAGTTATCTCGCCATGTAACCAAAGCTGATTGATATACTTCGTAGATTCCTTTACGACCTTCTTCACATTCTCTACGTACCCAATGTCGATTTAGATATGAACATACACCATTCAATACTTTACTACTAAATTGATATTCTTCCCATTGTCTTGTATAGAACTGTAATACATCTTCATCCATCAAGTCAATTCCATGCtgcataaaagatattaaattaaaatattaaatactatattttaatattaattaatagtaataagcaaaaaaaaaaaaaatcacctttaataaacttataaGGTAATTTCTAAGAAAGTCACGTAAACGTTTATATAACTCCAAACCAACTAACTGTGCACCTCCTTGAGAAATTTGTCCTTTCTTACTTTTGGTCGATGTTCTAGTTAATTGTTGATGAACACTtgtgcaataattatatacatgtcTAATGagttatataatacaataaggaaataataaaacaaatataaatataaacaattattttattattatttatttatttttcttttcttttttcattatttaatttttaaattataaaggatACGTGTACAATTCTATATATCTTGGTTTAGACATACATTGCCTGTTGTAAACTTGTTCAATACCCTCACGAAGATCTCCCCAAATTTGATCTAAGTCTATTTGTTTAAGACCTGCTGGGCCTCCTTGATGGCTCCCAGCTCCTCCTCCGCCTCTATGCCCTGACATCCTATTTTTATACGCTTGTCGAGTGAGCGTCACTGTTACTATTGTCTACTATAATTTCTGTagaaaagatacaaaataaaatttgctatgtttaatttgatatatgagaaatataacataataatgtgaataataaataataattaataaaattttacttttacatatagaaatacaatattaatttcattcatatataatattttaaaacctagataaaaatgatgatgattgatgatgatgatgatgatgatgatgatgatgatgatgatgatgataataataataataataataaaagtaataataaaaataataataaaaacagaaaatatatttaatggttgcaataaattttaaaacattctattatatctaatgatttcaattaatgattaattattctaaaattttaatgtcacAATCATTtgcttatatatacatttaaagctgttgaaatcttttataaaactataaataaaattatgtaaaaacgTTGTGCATTAAGAAGAGTATTAAAGGAAAGTGATTGTGAATGtgattggataaaaatatttatgagaaacaaaaaataaaaaatgataaaaaaaaaaaaagaaaaaaaattcatttgagcATAAAAGGTTAATCGGTAATCGGAAGATCCATACCGATGTAGTTACATCAGGATGCACATCGTTAGCAGTAGCTCGAATTTTTCGTCAGGAAACTTCAGAACATCGCAAATCTTCGTGTTATAACACTACCATCCGTCATTGAAGATCCATAAAAAGCAATTGACAGAAATAACACCATTGCAACCCATTGCCataagaaaaaactttttccgTTGATAGAACGAGGGAAATATTGTGAGATAGAAAGCGCGCACTCACCTGTCGACGTTCACCACCGCATAACAGGCAGAGTTGGACAAGGGAGTTCTCGTGAAAACGTGGTGGCTACTTTTAACAATCACCGATACTTTGTTCTACATACGCTTTGACAAGAAATTTACACTGCATCTGCTTATTACTTCTGTGCTCTATACGATGACAAGCACAGTAAAACCGCGAACCTAAAATGTTGTATCTATGTACCCAAAACTCACTACAATTCCAATCTGCTACTTTACTTCTGACAGGTTAGGCATCATTGTTACCAACGAAAGAGTGTTTTCTCAAATTTGCTTTGTtgcaaacaaaatatattttactctttaaactataattaaatttttatttatttatttttaatattatctcatattaatttacatttaaaaattatataaattaaaaatctttaaaacagAAATCATCAATaactataagaaataatagtgctttccttttaaaaatatggatatattgattatgaaattaatatataaaaatcttaacaatagttatttttttgcattatacaatattttatacatatttatataattaaaaacacttactattattatatattaaatataattttgctaaTGTTACTGCtttggttatttttataaatataaaaaaaaattataaatattatatagtttttaaataatataaacaaattaaactcaaatatttaatatataaattcaaataagttaaatttaattatacttaaatctttttt
Coding sequences within:
- the LOC107999859 gene encoding sperm-associated antigen 6 isoform X3, with amino-acid sequence MNKFYKKAALFVLRAIARHSPEFASMVIQSNGLDTIIICLEDFDSGVKEAAAWALGYIARHNKSLAQTTVDAGAVPLLVLSLQEPELCIKQITASALFDISKHSTELAENVVDAGAIPFLAKALSNPDTKLKRQVLLALSSIAKHSAHLAESIIEAEIFPDVLVHMAHPDECVVKAAAMLTREICKHTLEMAQLIVNIGGIGALVELFSTSKLTVRLPAIMAIGYIAGHSDQLAIAVIGSKGIVHLSTILHEENDDHTLAVTVWAIGQIGKHTSEHAKAVAVANILPKLLELYNNPNSSEDLKAKCNTALKQILQKCMYIEALEALLYDSPPNILKYVLGQFSKILPHDARARRLFVTSGGLKKVQEIQTDPGSTLFEYIQIINCCFPEEIIRYYSPGYPNTLLEAVEQYQPKCPSLFAMEEHLSSDIDSKSSLSSYNEEC
- the LOC107999859 gene encoding sperm-associated antigen 6 isoform X2; translation: MTARSILQVFDQYQKARLLFVQSIADFASKPNTIECLEAAGVLDLLCPLLTDLVPSIQHMAAVALGKIANNNHKLAQTIVRMDILPQLLKNIAKQNKFYKKAALFVLRAIARHSPEFASMVIQSNGLDTIIICLEDFDSGVKEAAAWALGYIARHNKSLAQTTVDAGAVPLLVLSLQEPELCIKQITASALFDISKHSTELAENVVDAGAIPFLAKALSNPDTKLKMAQLIVNIGGIGALVELFSTSKLTVRLPAIMAIGYIAGHSDQLAIAVIGSKGIVHLSTILHEENDDHTLAVTVWAIGQIGKHTSEHAKAVAVANILPKLLELYNNPNSSEDLKAKCNTALKQILQKCMYIEALEALLYDSPPNILKYVLGQFSKILPHDARARRLFVTSGGLKKVQEIQTDPGSTLFEYIQIINCCFPEEIIRYYSPGYPNTLLEAVEQYQPKCPSLFAMEEHLSSDIDSKSSLSSYNEEC
- the LOC107999859 gene encoding sperm-associated antigen 6 isoform X1 gives rise to the protein MTARSILQVFDQYQKARLLFVQSIADFASKPNTIECLEAAGVLDLLCPLLTDLVPSIQHMAAVALGKIANNNHKLAQTIVRMDILPQLLKNIAKQNKFYKKAALFVLRAIARHSPEFASMVIQSNGLDTIIICLEDFDSGVKEAAAWALGYIARHNKSLAQTTVDAGAVPLLVLSLQEPELCIKQITASALFDISKHSTELAENVVDAGAIPFLAKALSNPDTKLKRQVLLALSSIAKHSAHLAESIIEAEIFPDVLVHMAHPDECVVKAAAMLTREICKHTLEMAQLIVNIGGIGALVELFSTSKLTVRLPAIMAIGYIAGHSDQLAIAVIGSKGIVHLSTILHEENDDHTLAVTVWAIGQIGKHTSEHAKAVAVANILPKLLELYNNPNSSEDLKAKCNTALKQILQKCMYIEALEALLYDSPPNILKYVLGQFSKILPHDARARRLFVTSGGLKKVQEIQTDPGSTLFEYIQIINCCFPEEIIRYYSPGYPNTLLEAVEQYQPKCPSLFAMEEHLSSDIDSKSSLSSYNEEC
- the LOC107999862 gene encoding uncharacterized protein LOC107999862; its protein translation is MTEDLLSKEKGFHQLNKELEQKAYNLMTKINCVVNTYNNGYSISNLKKHQINVSQEKTSSNSIIMQNEYNFQVPVKRNSSLPHIFNQFSTSKLKLEGLQKDNEDDIFKQKNLASKTVFNFLKAKIDILHNELQTMRIEYKRKNDICKNLECESKKIEIKLKTEIESLKETVTKLENTNKEIQCQSQALHVENLILKKDLDRLQKQIKITNHQSNSCIIRLNRSLENNDKLKNALKYSEVEEKELKIQIKDLQEEKKLTINHLRKQLSELIQVFKKQMLIVDNLKKQNACLLAVGQLKLAKEDFSRLLDQKPENL
- the LOC107999909 gene encoding cullin-1; the encoded protein is MSGHRGGGGAGSHQGGPAGLKQIDLDQIWGDLREGIEQVYNRQCMSKPRYIELYTHVYNYCTSVHQQLTRTSTKSKKGQISQGGAQLVGLELYKRLRDFLRNYLISLLKHGIDLMDEDVLQFYTRQWEEYQFSSKVLNGVCSYLNRHWVRRECEEGRKGIYEVYQSALVTWRDNLFKHLNRQVTNAVLKLIERERNGETINTRLVSGVINCYVELGMNEEDPGAKGQNLTVYSNSFENVFLEDTERFYTRESSEFLRQNPVTEYMKKAEQRLLEEQKRVQVYLHQTTHDKLAKTCERVLIEKHLDIFHSEFQNLLDADKNIDLGRMYQLVARIPNGLGELRNLLEGHIANQGLGAIDKCGDSAANDPKVYVNTILEVHKKYNALVLVAFNNDSGFVAALDKACGRFINSNSVTRAANSSSKSPELLAKYCDLLLKKSSKNPEEAELEDTLNQVMVVFKYIEDKDVFQKFYSKMLAKRLVQHMSASDDAEASMISKLKQACGFEYTSKLQRMFQDIGVSKDLNEQFRRHLTNSAEPLDIDFNIQVLSSGSWPFQQSFTFSLPTELERSVHRFTTFYSSQHSGRKLNWLYNMSKGELHTNCFKNRYTLQASTFQMAVLLQYNGSTVWTIQQLHDATQIKMDFLLQVIQILLKAKLLTAATDDEAELTPLSTVELFTGYKNKKLRVNINIPMKTELKIEQETTQKNIEEDRKLLIQAAIVRIMKMRKVLKHQQLVAEVLNQLSSRFKPRVHVIKKCIDILIEKEYLERTEGQKDTYSYLA